A single genomic interval of Desulfovibrio sp. JC022 harbors:
- a CDS encoding ATP-binding protein gives MDNLPTLKNFGEQLDLLKRLIKEGNEEQADFIAQNMYENYAYARDGFLSQEDANLGARHDLAEKDERIAMLEDKLKEAFSVYNADLQLFGKFCKALQYVNSLKSMADLPDALRGIAGELGLGRIAVVLDRELCKDIPCPEIPTFYLKGCMRYIDATLNDGPNRVFLGPISRMMRPDVFFGDPEVGPELGGSCFAFGLRDKYTPGRLIGLISIHDPSEDRFQPDMGTDFLEYFCSSVASTLIDVINHERGELLRVDVERITRHDLKTPLNAVINLPHLLLVGEADPDKIELIKNIQDAGYRMLGLVNRSYDLYRMETGSYRLRPERVDVVPLIKRIATDLQNIIEGRDSALKVFIDGNEAGNDDSFYVQGEELLLFSMLANLLKNSIEASPTGSPVTVNLDQAEYPLISVHNFGDVPDAVRDSFFEKYSTAGKSSGTGLGTYSASLIAKVHGGSISMESTKERGTTVAVDFDPESAQGGDWQPENEFGPGSRC, from the coding sequence ATGGATAATCTGCCTACATTGAAGAACTTCGGCGAACAGCTTGATCTCCTGAAACGGCTCATTAAAGAGGGAAACGAGGAGCAGGCTGATTTTATTGCCCAGAATATGTATGAGAATTACGCCTATGCCCGTGACGGTTTTCTTTCACAGGAAGATGCAAATCTTGGGGCACGTCATGATCTTGCTGAGAAAGACGAGCGGATTGCTATGCTTGAGGATAAACTCAAAGAAGCTTTCAGTGTTTATAATGCTGATTTGCAGCTTTTCGGTAAATTTTGCAAAGCCCTGCAATATGTGAACAGCCTTAAATCCATGGCTGACCTGCCTGATGCGCTGAGGGGGATTGCGGGCGAACTGGGCTTAGGGCGGATTGCCGTTGTTCTGGATCGTGAGCTATGCAAGGACATACCCTGTCCAGAGATTCCGACCTTTTATCTTAAAGGCTGCATGCGCTATATTGATGCTACTTTGAATGATGGCCCTAACCGGGTTTTTCTGGGACCTATTTCCCGGATGATGCGCCCGGATGTTTTTTTCGGGGACCCGGAAGTCGGTCCGGAATTGGGGGGCTCCTGTTTTGCTTTCGGCTTGAGGGATAAATATACGCCCGGCAGGCTGATCGGTCTTATTTCAATCCATGACCCTTCGGAAGATCGCTTTCAGCCTGACATGGGTACGGATTTTCTGGAATATTTCTGTAGTTCTGTAGCCTCCACCCTCATTGATGTTATCAATCATGAGCGGGGTGAACTTTTGCGTGTGGATGTGGAGCGCATCACCCGCCACGATTTGAAGACTCCACTCAACGCGGTTATCAATCTGCCCCATCTGCTGCTGGTGGGGGAGGCCGATCCTGATAAAATCGAGCTGATCAAGAATATTCAGGATGCCGGATACCGCATGCTGGGATTGGTTAACAGATCCTACGATCTATACCGTATGGAAACCGGCTCTTACCGTTTACGTCCTGAGCGGGTGGATGTCGTGCCGCTGATCAAACGTATAGCAACAGATCTTCAGAATATTATTGAAGGCCGCGACTCAGCACTTAAGGTGTTCATTGATGGGAATGAAGCCGGGAACGATGATTCATTTTATGTGCAGGGTGAGGAGTTATTGCTTTTTTCCATGCTTGCCAATCTGCTTAAAAACAGCATTGAGGCCAGCCCGACGGGAAGCCCGGTCACGGTTAATCTTGACCAGGCAGAGTATCCGCTTATTTCCGTCCACAATTTCGGTGATGTTCCGGATGCGGTCAGAGATAGTTTTTTTGAGAAGTATTCCACCGCAGGCAAAAGCAGTGGAACCGGACTGGGAACGTACTCCGCAAGCCTGATCGCAAAGGTTCATGGCGGCTCGATCAGTATGGAGTCCACCAAGGAGAGGGGAACTACGGTGGCAGTTGATTTTGACCCTGAATCAGCGCAGGGAGGAGATTGGCAGCCTGAAAATGAATTTGGCCCCGGCTCCCGGTGTTG
- a CDS encoding adenosylcobinamide-GDP ribazoletransferase → MNIIRDILITLGFMTRIGPVMEIEADDIGRTVKWMPLSGLVLGGLIVLPFWLGLFAGKFWIQAWLTVAASAYLTRGLHFDGFADIADGAGPYPDPERFWKISKDSCSGVFGVLALVLAALGQTVCFYYVYEAGAFGAVVWIFVLGRLGNAVMSMVGKPMARPGQGSLSMRGADRLSISVAAATTVLLGAFAVSPAVQLLAYAFGACSIFFLFRLAKKVGGANGDFLGASVVLGELAGLLAFCALN, encoded by the coding sequence TTGAATATAATTCGTGACATTTTAATTACCCTTGGCTTTATGACCCGCATCGGTCCGGTCATGGAAATCGAAGCTGATGACATCGGGCGCACTGTAAAATGGATGCCGCTTAGCGGTCTGGTTCTGGGCGGGTTGATCGTGCTTCCTTTCTGGCTGGGCTTGTTTGCGGGTAAATTCTGGATTCAGGCATGGCTGACCGTTGCCGCCTCGGCTTACCTGACCCGTGGGCTGCACTTTGACGGCTTTGCGGATATTGCCGACGGGGCCGGACCTTACCCGGACCCTGAGCGGTTCTGGAAGATCAGCAAAGACAGTTGTTCCGGTGTGTTCGGGGTGTTGGCTCTGGTGCTGGCTGCGCTGGGGCAAACTGTTTGTTTTTATTATGTGTATGAGGCCGGGGCCTTTGGCGCGGTAGTCTGGATTTTCGTGCTCGGCAGGCTGGGCAATGCTGTGATGAGCATGGTCGGTAAGCCTATGGCAAGGCCGGGGCAGGGCAGCTTGTCCATGCGCGGAGCGGACAGGCTTTCAATTAGCGTTGCAGCTGCGACAACGGTGCTGTTGGGGGCTTTCGCGGTCAGTCCGGCAGTGCAATTGCTGGCTTATGCTTTTGGTGCATGCTCCATTTTCTTTTTGTTCCGGCTGGCTAAAAAGGTCGGTGGTGCAAATGGCGATTTTCTCGGAGCTTCAGTGGTGCTCGGCGAATTGGCAGGATTACTGGCATTCTGTGCATTGAATTGA